Proteins from a genomic interval of Quercus lobata isolate SW786 chromosome 11, ValleyOak3.0 Primary Assembly, whole genome shotgun sequence:
- the LOC115967505 gene encoding uncharacterized protein LOC115967505 isoform X1 yields MHEIKWRVSSLKPFDFMEVKVSRHKRSMSDPIKRKLKEDKSNSISESPYRVKMEFGQPKACIEAKKKQPPNSDIQSSLKQEVLQLQRRLHDQFVVRRVLEKALSYRPLSHDAMIDNSVPKPAQELIKEIAVLELEVVYLEQYLLSLYRNKFDQQKSCVSIVEGRLNKERFRKVPEYDIMSEKEDPVTHSTHHTLPQNSIGNPPQECNDIWGTQKQLDSSIHRSHSSLSQRSACLSRTSPPMKFLNKGVGSYHSLPLSMLEQAQTTTSSVSLAEHLGTCISNHIPETPNWLSEEMIKCISAIYCELADPPLINHDYPSSPIALSSSLNEYSSQGQSDKWSSQCKNFSSFNSNFDNPFHIEGSKEFSGPYCTMAKVQLICRDRQKLREIEYMLRRFRSLVSQLEEVDPRKMKHEEKLAFWINVHNALIMHAFLVYGIPQNNLKRMSVLLKAAYNIGGHTVSVDMIQSSILGCRLPRPGQWLWLLFASKTKFKVGDARKAYAIEHPEPLLHFALCSGSYSDPAVRIYTSKRVFEELEVAKEEYIQSTFSIRKDQKILLPKIVESFAKDSGLCSGDLVQMIEHFVPDTQRKSIQQCQHKRTWKGIEWTPHNFTFRYMLSKELA; encoded by the exons ATGCATGAAATAAAGTGGCGGGTTTCTAGTTTGAAGCCATTCGACTTCATGGAAGTTAAAGTTTCGAGACACAAGCGTTCTATGAG TGATCCAATTAAAAGAAAACTCAAGGAAGACAAATCAAATAGCATCTCTGAATCTCCTTATCGAGTTAAGATG gaATTCGGACAACCTAAGGCCTGTATTGAAGCCAAGAAGAAACAACCCCCTAACAGTGACATTCAAAGTTCCTTGAAGCAAGAG GTTCTGCAGCTTCAAAGACGATTACATGACCAATTTGTGGTACGGCGAGTATTAGAGAAGGCATTAAGTTATCGGCCTCTTTCACATGATGCTATGATAGATAACTCAGTCCCCAAG CCTGCCCAAGAACTGATCAAGGAAATTGCAGTGTTAGAACTAGAAGTTGTGTATTTGGAACAGtatcttctttctttgtatCGGAACAAATTTGATCAACAAAAATCATGTGTGTCAATCGTGGAGGGAAGATTGAACAAAGAAAGGTTTCGAAAGGTACCTGAATATGATATTATGTCAGAGAAAGAAGATCCAGTCACCCACTCCACTCATCATACGTTGCCTCAAAATTCAATTGGCAATCCACCACAGGAGTGCAATGACATTTGGGGGACACAAAAGCAGCTGGATTCTAGTATTCATCGCAGCCACTCATCACTTTCTCAGCGTTCAGCTTGTTTATCTAGAACTTCTCCTCCtatgaaatttttaaataaaggtGTAGGCTCGTACCATTCCCTACCTTTGTCAATGCTGGAG CAAGCTCAGACTACTACTTCCAGTGTAAGTTTGGCGGAGCATCTTGGGACCTGTATCTCAAATCATATACCAGAGACACCAAACTGGCTTTCTGAGGAGATGATTAAGTGTATTTCAGCCATATATTGTGAACTTGCAGACCCACCTTTGATCAATCATGACTACCCTTCTTCCCCTATTGCATTATCATCATCACTAAATGAATATTCTTCACAAGGTCAGAGTGATAAGTGGAGCTCACAGTGCAAGAATTTTTCATCATTCAATTCAAACTTTGATAACCCTTTCCACATTGAGGGATCAAAAGAGTTCAGTGGACCTTACTGCACCATGGCAAAGGTGCAGCTGATATGTAGAGATCGTCAGAAGTTAAGAGAAATTGAATACATGCTACGAAGATTTAG GTCACTTGTTTCTCAATTGGAAGAAGTTGATCCTAGAAAGATGAAACATGAGGAGAAGCTAGCCTTTTGGATTAATGTCCACAATGCACTAATAATGCAT GCATTTTTGGTCTATGGGATTCCACAGAATAATCTTAAAAGAATGTCTGTACTACTTAAG GCTGCATATAATATTGGGGGTCACACCGTAAGTGTAGACATGATACAAAGCTCTATCCTGGGATGTCGATTGCCTCGTCCAGGACAA TGGTTGTGGCTGTTGTTTGCCTCAAAGACAAAATTCAAGGTTGGAGATGCACGGAAAGCATATGCAATTGAGCACCCTGAACCTCTTCTACATTTTGCACTTTGTTCAGGAAGCTATTCTGATCCTGCG GTCCGCATATACACTTCCAAGAGAGTATTTGAGGAGCTGGAAGTTGCGAAAGAAGAGTACATTCAATCAACCTTCAGCATACGTAAGGATCAGAAAATCCTTCTACCAAAGATAGTGGAGTCTTTTGCAAAGGATTCAGGTTTGTGCTCAGGTGATTTGGTGCAGATGATTGAGCATTTTGTACCTGACACTCAAAGGAAGAGCATTCAGCAGTGTCAGCACAAAAGAACTTGGAAGGGAATTGAGTGGACCCCTCACAACTTTACTTTCCGCTATATGCTTTCAAAAGAGTTGGCTTAA
- the LOC115967505 gene encoding uncharacterized protein LOC115967505 isoform X2, with translation MFQSSDPIKRKLKEDKSNSISESPYRVKMEFGQPKACIEAKKKQPPNSDIQSSLKQEVLQLQRRLHDQFVVRRVLEKALSYRPLSHDAMIDNSVPKPAQELIKEIAVLELEVVYLEQYLLSLYRNKFDQQKSCVSIVEGRLNKERFRKVPEYDIMSEKEDPVTHSTHHTLPQNSIGNPPQECNDIWGTQKQLDSSIHRSHSSLSQRSACLSRTSPPMKFLNKGVGSYHSLPLSMLEQAQTTTSSVSLAEHLGTCISNHIPETPNWLSEEMIKCISAIYCELADPPLINHDYPSSPIALSSSLNEYSSQGQSDKWSSQCKNFSSFNSNFDNPFHIEGSKEFSGPYCTMAKVQLICRDRQKLREIEYMLRRFRSLVSQLEEVDPRKMKHEEKLAFWINVHNALIMHAFLVYGIPQNNLKRMSVLLKAAYNIGGHTVSVDMIQSSILGCRLPRPGQWLWLLFASKTKFKVGDARKAYAIEHPEPLLHFALCSGSYSDPAVRIYTSKRVFEELEVAKEEYIQSTFSIRKDQKILLPKIVESFAKDSGLCSGDLVQMIEHFVPDTQRKSIQQCQHKRTWKGIEWTPHNFTFRYMLSKELA, from the exons ATGTTTCAGTCAAG TGATCCAATTAAAAGAAAACTCAAGGAAGACAAATCAAATAGCATCTCTGAATCTCCTTATCGAGTTAAGATG gaATTCGGACAACCTAAGGCCTGTATTGAAGCCAAGAAGAAACAACCCCCTAACAGTGACATTCAAAGTTCCTTGAAGCAAGAG GTTCTGCAGCTTCAAAGACGATTACATGACCAATTTGTGGTACGGCGAGTATTAGAGAAGGCATTAAGTTATCGGCCTCTTTCACATGATGCTATGATAGATAACTCAGTCCCCAAG CCTGCCCAAGAACTGATCAAGGAAATTGCAGTGTTAGAACTAGAAGTTGTGTATTTGGAACAGtatcttctttctttgtatCGGAACAAATTTGATCAACAAAAATCATGTGTGTCAATCGTGGAGGGAAGATTGAACAAAGAAAGGTTTCGAAAGGTACCTGAATATGATATTATGTCAGAGAAAGAAGATCCAGTCACCCACTCCACTCATCATACGTTGCCTCAAAATTCAATTGGCAATCCACCACAGGAGTGCAATGACATTTGGGGGACACAAAAGCAGCTGGATTCTAGTATTCATCGCAGCCACTCATCACTTTCTCAGCGTTCAGCTTGTTTATCTAGAACTTCTCCTCCtatgaaatttttaaataaaggtGTAGGCTCGTACCATTCCCTACCTTTGTCAATGCTGGAG CAAGCTCAGACTACTACTTCCAGTGTAAGTTTGGCGGAGCATCTTGGGACCTGTATCTCAAATCATATACCAGAGACACCAAACTGGCTTTCTGAGGAGATGATTAAGTGTATTTCAGCCATATATTGTGAACTTGCAGACCCACCTTTGATCAATCATGACTACCCTTCTTCCCCTATTGCATTATCATCATCACTAAATGAATATTCTTCACAAGGTCAGAGTGATAAGTGGAGCTCACAGTGCAAGAATTTTTCATCATTCAATTCAAACTTTGATAACCCTTTCCACATTGAGGGATCAAAAGAGTTCAGTGGACCTTACTGCACCATGGCAAAGGTGCAGCTGATATGTAGAGATCGTCAGAAGTTAAGAGAAATTGAATACATGCTACGAAGATTTAG GTCACTTGTTTCTCAATTGGAAGAAGTTGATCCTAGAAAGATGAAACATGAGGAGAAGCTAGCCTTTTGGATTAATGTCCACAATGCACTAATAATGCAT GCATTTTTGGTCTATGGGATTCCACAGAATAATCTTAAAAGAATGTCTGTACTACTTAAG GCTGCATATAATATTGGGGGTCACACCGTAAGTGTAGACATGATACAAAGCTCTATCCTGGGATGTCGATTGCCTCGTCCAGGACAA TGGTTGTGGCTGTTGTTTGCCTCAAAGACAAAATTCAAGGTTGGAGATGCACGGAAAGCATATGCAATTGAGCACCCTGAACCTCTTCTACATTTTGCACTTTGTTCAGGAAGCTATTCTGATCCTGCG GTCCGCATATACACTTCCAAGAGAGTATTTGAGGAGCTGGAAGTTGCGAAAGAAGAGTACATTCAATCAACCTTCAGCATACGTAAGGATCAGAAAATCCTTCTACCAAAGATAGTGGAGTCTTTTGCAAAGGATTCAGGTTTGTGCTCAGGTGATTTGGTGCAGATGATTGAGCATTTTGTACCTGACACTCAAAGGAAGAGCATTCAGCAGTGTCAGCACAAAAGAACTTGGAAGGGAATTGAGTGGACCCCTCACAACTTTACTTTCCGCTATATGCTTTCAAAAGAGTTGGCTTAA